From a single Arachnia propionica genomic region:
- a CDS encoding transposase family protein translates to MLTLRHNLTQELLADIHTVSQATISRVITVYTPLIAEALQAWVPGTGDLDPDRQYIIDGTLAPCWSWHDRPELYSGKHHTTGVNLQVACTLTGQLAWISPPLPGSVHDAKAITESGFLTTLNGHNHIGDKGYIGLGMITPARKPAHGELTDTDKRNNTTINRVRYLIERVIANLKTWRVLHTDYRRPYNTFETTIQAVTGLIFAYTP, encoded by the coding sequence GTGTTAACACTCAGACACAACCTCACCCAAGAGTTACTGGCCGACATCCACACAGTTTCCCAAGCCACCATCTCGAGGGTGATTACGGTTTACACTCCCTTGATCGCCGAGGCCCTCCAAGCCTGGGTGCCCGGCACGGGGGACCTCGACCCAGACCGCCAGTACATCATCGACGGTACTCTGGCGCCCTGCTGGTCATGGCACGACCGTCCCGAACTGTACTCAGGCAAACACCACACCACAGGAGTGAACCTGCAAGTGGCCTGCACCCTGACCGGACAGCTCGCCTGGATCTCCCCACCCCTGCCAGGTAGCGTGCATGATGCAAAGGCCATCACAGAATCCGGATTCCTCACAACCCTCAATGGTCACAATCATATCGGGGACAAGGGCTACATCGGATTGGGAATGATCACCCCCGCCCGGAAACCCGCCCATGGTGAACTCACCGACACCGATAAAAGAAACAACACGACCATCAACCGCGTCCGCTACCTCATCGAACGTGTCATCGCGAACCTCAAAACCTGGCGTGTTCTACACACCGATTACCGTCGCCCTTACAACACCTTCGAAACCACAATACAAGCCGTCACCGGACTCATCTTCGCCTACACCCCATGA
- a CDS encoding glycoside hydrolase family 6 protein has product MTVSHLRKTSLAVAVVGSSMVSMALPVFTPTATAAPTLSVTAKATLSDGADPDVQVRVNGVDQGRFTVNSTDGANTSTTTGAVGGNAAIRWNVPSTPAAPSDGKPAAATGTPYLPTSTAAYWAYSSETDPVKKRAFYNIGYTPSVVWYDGVSSDADTRLENTLDKAKAANQVAQIALYGIPQRDCGSLSAGGHNNAESYKAWIDRVSAMVGDQTVMVIVEPDAIGYCGKAEIRKERAPLLTYVGQKFQDNNPNAALYIHAGSGQLDQEAAADAVIDGGIKYMRGFAMNVSSSGTTPVEEAWAEQFVKTLEAKGVAGKHYVVDTSRNGVALQGDSNPGGKFLTCNNPTAAVGTRPTSNTTGAHADAYVWAKPVGESDGVCHPGDPDAGKFFPDLAVKVVQNGVTAGTIEYWEVP; this is encoded by the coding sequence ATGACTGTTTCACACCTCAGAAAAACCAGTCTTGCCGTTGCGGTGGTTGGCTCCTCAATGGTATCCATGGCGCTGCCGGTCTTCACCCCGACCGCAACTGCCGCCCCCACCCTCAGCGTGACTGCGAAAGCAACTCTCAGCGATGGTGCAGACCCCGATGTCCAAGTGAGGGTCAACGGCGTCGACCAAGGCCGTTTCACGGTCAACTCGACCGACGGCGCGAACACCTCAACGACGACCGGCGCAGTGGGGGGCAATGCAGCCATTCGATGGAATGTGCCCAGCACACCGGCTGCCCCCAGCGACGGGAAGCCCGCCGCAGCGACCGGCACCCCTTATCTGCCGACCAGTACCGCGGCCTACTGGGCGTACAGCTCCGAGACTGACCCGGTGAAAAAACGCGCCTTCTACAACATCGGTTACACCCCCAGCGTGGTGTGGTATGACGGTGTGTCATCAGATGCAGACACACGACTGGAGAACACGCTGGACAAGGCCAAGGCAGCCAACCAGGTTGCCCAGATCGCCCTGTACGGCATTCCCCAACGCGACTGCGGCTCTCTCTCGGCCGGTGGTCACAACAACGCTGAGAGTTACAAGGCGTGGATCGACCGGGTTTCGGCCATGGTTGGCGACCAGACCGTCATGGTGATCGTGGAACCCGACGCGATCGGCTACTGCGGCAAAGCGGAGATCCGCAAAGAGCGGGCCCCGCTGCTCACCTATGTCGGGCAGAAGTTCCAGGACAACAACCCCAACGCCGCCCTCTACATCCATGCCGGTTCCGGTCAGCTCGATCAGGAGGCGGCTGCAGATGCCGTGATCGATGGAGGCATCAAGTACATGCGCGGTTTCGCCATGAACGTCTCCTCGTCCGGCACGACCCCTGTCGAAGAGGCGTGGGCCGAACAGTTTGTCAAGACCCTCGAAGCGAAGGGCGTTGCCGGAAAGCACTACGTAGTCGACACCAGCCGCAATGGTGTTGCCCTTCAGGGCGACTCCAACCCAGGCGGGAAGTTCCTGACCTGCAACAACCCGACCGCCGCCGTGGGAACGCGGCCGACGAGCAATACCACCGGTGCCCATGCTGACGCATATGTGTGGGCCAAACCGGTCGGCGAATCGGATGGCGTGTGCCATCCAGGTGACCCGGATGCAGGAAAGTTCTTCCCCGATCTCGCAGTGAAGGTCGTTCAAAACGGAGTGACGGCCGGTACCATCGAATACTGGGAAGTCCCCTGA
- a CDS encoding transposase — translation MTKNRFNRACEVKSVSCPHQRFSEEFKQQVVLEVIEKSRTISDVAKSYGLVPQTVRMLGE, via the coding sequence GTGACGAAAAACAGGTTTAATCGAGCATGTGAGGTAAAATCTGTATCGTGTCCGCATCAAAGGTTCAGCGAAGAGTTCAAACAGCAGGTCGTGTTGGAGGTCATTGAGAAGTCCCGCACGATCAGCGATGTGGCAAAGTCCTACGGTCTGGTCCCGCAAACCGTGAGGATGCTGGGTGAATAA